The following proteins come from a genomic window of Synechococcus sp. NB0720_010:
- a CDS encoding bifunctional orotidine-5'-phosphate decarboxylase/orotate phosphoribosyltransferase: protein MGFFVQLTEAIAERQSLLMTGLDPNPEMLQSWALRRGMGNRSFLSQARHWIKAVVEETSPHVCAIKASLGFYQALGPLGLELLLEVRDLVPRDLPLIIDAKHGDLNSSTALAHYLFKDLGVDAVTLSPLAGQDIAAPFLLYRDKAVVITCRSSNPAAKRIQYHPNDSDPLFLQIVRESQLWGTPDQVLLEVGTSDPKVLSRVRQAAPERVLMLRSIWSEEERVDGLLEAGLSNSADGLLIPMPQNLLVEDDLAEQAEALKGRINRRRTSWMEQHRSEQAETCELWLANQASEQTSSDPMAELIVELFDIGCLLFGEYVQASGAVFNYYIDLRQIISDPNLFHRVLHGYAQLMEGLQFDRIAGIPYGALPTATGLALQLHKPLIYPRKEVKAHGARRLIEGDFQEGDRVIVIDDILISGGSVLEGIAKLERSGLQVNDVVVFIDHGGQRDQSARERLKAKGYDFHAVLDIQRITKALLDAGRLTAEQAKVLG, encoded by the coding sequence ATGGGCTTCTTCGTTCAACTCACTGAAGCCATCGCAGAGCGTCAGTCCCTGCTGATGACGGGACTCGACCCGAACCCCGAGATGCTGCAGAGCTGGGCTCTGCGCCGGGGGATGGGCAACCGTTCCTTCCTGAGTCAGGCCAGGCACTGGATTAAGGCGGTGGTGGAGGAAACCAGTCCCCACGTCTGTGCGATCAAGGCCAGCCTCGGCTTCTACCAAGCCCTGGGCCCACTCGGACTGGAGTTGCTGCTGGAGGTGCGCGATCTGGTGCCGCGCGATCTCCCCCTGATCATCGACGCCAAACACGGCGATCTGAATTCTTCAACGGCCCTCGCCCACTACCTGTTCAAAGACCTGGGCGTCGATGCGGTCACCCTCTCTCCCCTGGCGGGTCAGGACATCGCCGCTCCGTTTTTGCTGTATCGGGACAAGGCAGTCGTCATCACCTGCCGCAGCTCCAACCCGGCTGCCAAACGAATCCAGTACCACCCCAACGACAGCGATCCCCTGTTCCTGCAGATCGTGCGGGAGAGCCAACTTTGGGGCACCCCAGACCAGGTCCTACTGGAGGTGGGAACCAGTGACCCCAAGGTCCTCTCTCGGGTCAGACAGGCCGCACCCGAGCGCGTGCTGATGCTGCGTTCGATCTGGAGCGAAGAAGAACGGGTCGATGGACTGCTGGAGGCCGGCCTGAGCAACTCAGCGGATGGCCTACTGATTCCCATGCCCCAAAACCTGCTGGTTGAAGACGACCTAGCGGAACAGGCCGAAGCACTCAAAGGTCGCATCAACCGCAGGCGAACCAGCTGGATGGAGCAGCACCGCTCCGAACAAGCCGAGACCTGCGAGCTCTGGCTGGCCAATCAAGCGTCCGAGCAAACCAGCTCGGATCCGATGGCGGAGCTCATCGTTGAGCTCTTTGACATCGGCTGCCTGTTGTTTGGGGAATACGTCCAGGCCTCAGGAGCCGTCTTCAACTACTACATCGACCTGCGGCAGATCATCTCCGATCCGAACCTGTTCCATCGCGTCCTCCATGGCTACGCGCAACTGATGGAGGGCCTGCAGTTCGATCGCATCGCGGGCATTCCCTATGGAGCCTTACCCACGGCAACCGGGCTGGCTTTGCAGTTGCACAAGCCCCTGATCTACCCAAGAAAGGAAGTCAAGGCCCATGGGGCCAGGCGCCTGATCGAAGGGGATTTCCAGGAGGGAGACCGCGTGATCGTGATCGATGACATCTTGATCAGTGGCGGCAGTGTGCTCGAGGGCATTGCCAAGCTGGAGCGCTCCGGTTTGCAGGTCAACGACGTCGTGGTCTTTATCGATCACGGCGGTCAGCGCGATCAAAGTGCCCGCGAGCGACTGAAGGCCAAGGGCTATGACTTCCATGCTGTGCTGGACATCCAGCGCATCACCAAGGCCCTGCTGGATGCTGGTCGTCTCACGGCCGAGCAAGCCAAGGTGCTGGGATAG
- a CDS encoding ABC transporter permease, producing MRRSKTLAMLLQFWRSSLESESEYQLNLVLECLSVFGNLAGSLFVLSLLFSGQSTLGGWTWNEALIVLGLYTLLDGFTSCLLQPNLSKIVNHVQQGTLDFVLLKPVDSQLWLSLRCFSPWGAPGLLAGCVLVVLGLPEIRPQSLLLGGLLLASGAAILYSLWFSLAALSIWFVKVWNATEVLRYTLVAGRYPVSAYPPALRLVFVFVLPVAFMTTVPSQALLGQGSWHWALGSVLMAAGSLIASRLFWQFALRHYTSASS from the coding sequence ATGAGACGCTCCAAAACCCTGGCGATGCTGCTGCAGTTCTGGCGCAGTTCATTGGAGTCCGAGAGCGAGTACCAGCTCAACCTTGTTCTGGAGTGCCTCTCTGTTTTCGGAAATCTGGCCGGAAGCCTCTTTGTGCTGTCACTGCTGTTTTCTGGGCAGTCCACCCTTGGGGGCTGGACTTGGAATGAAGCGCTCATCGTCCTCGGGCTTTACACGCTGCTCGATGGCTTCACGAGCTGCCTGCTCCAGCCGAACCTCAGCAAGATCGTGAACCACGTTCAGCAGGGCACCCTGGATTTCGTGCTGCTGAAACCGGTGGACTCGCAGCTCTGGCTGTCCCTGCGCTGCTTTTCCCCCTGGGGCGCTCCAGGTTTACTGGCTGGTTGCGTCCTGGTGGTCCTGGGCTTACCCGAAATCCGCCCTCAGTCCTTGCTCTTGGGTGGACTCTTGCTGGCCAGTGGTGCTGCGATTCTCTACAGCCTCTGGTTCTCACTCGCAGCCCTCTCGATTTGGTTCGTGAAGGTCTGGAATGCCACTGAAGTGCTCCGCTACACGCTCGTGGCGGGGCGCTACCCGGTGAGTGCCTACCCACCGGCTCTGCGGCTGGTGTTTGTGTTTGTGCTGCCGGTGGCCTTCATGACCACCGTTCCATCCCAGGCCCTTCTGGGTCAGGGGTCCTGGCACTGGGCCCTGGGATCAGTGCTGATGGCCGCGGGGAGCCTGATCGCCAGTCGCCTCTTCTGGCAATTCGCGCTGCGCCACTACACGTCAGCCAGCAGCTGA
- a CDS encoding Nif11 family protein codes for MSWQELERLVVDAETRPHLRHRLRRCRDDNGLLLQARLLGYRITRVDLQQAWLQHRQDEELKSLQG; via the coding sequence ATGAGCTGGCAAGAACTTGAGCGCTTGGTCGTCGATGCGGAGACCCGTCCGCACTTGCGTCACCGGTTGCGGCGCTGCCGCGATGACAACGGTCTCTTGCTGCAGGCCCGTCTCCTGGGCTATCGCATTACCCGTGTCGATCTGCAGCAGGCCTGGCTGCAGCACCGCCAGGACGAAGAGCTCAAGTCCTTGCAAGGCTGA
- a CDS encoding ABC-2 family transporter protein, with translation MLEYRAEIALWALSGVLPLIMLGVWQNSGAASQAGWSPAQLRHYFVAAFIVRQFSVVWLIHVFEEDVVSGKLSPFLLQPLQPLWRYFAAHLAEQATRIPFVALMLLALSAVDPGLLWRPSLQELLLGLIALWGAFVLRFLLQTLSSMLCFWSERAAALDRLLVIPYLFLSGLVAPLDTFPPAVQRFALATPFPAMVDFPARLLSGLPVDLGGGYLSLLIWCLILSPLCYWGWQRGLRRYGAMGA, from the coding sequence ATGCTGGAGTACCGCGCCGAGATCGCTCTCTGGGCCCTCTCCGGTGTTCTGCCACTGATCATGCTTGGGGTCTGGCAAAACAGCGGTGCGGCCAGTCAGGCGGGCTGGAGTCCCGCACAACTGCGGCATTACTTCGTGGCGGCGTTCATCGTCCGCCAGTTCAGCGTGGTCTGGCTGATCCATGTCTTTGAAGAGGACGTGGTCAGCGGCAAGTTGTCGCCATTTCTGCTGCAACCGCTCCAACCCCTGTGGCGTTACTTCGCGGCACACCTTGCGGAACAGGCCACACGCATCCCCTTTGTGGCCCTCATGCTCCTGGCGTTGAGTGCGGTCGATCCAGGGTTGCTCTGGAGGCCGAGTCTTCAGGAACTGCTGCTTGGTCTCATCGCCCTGTGGGGTGCGTTCGTCCTGCGGTTTTTGCTGCAAACCCTCAGCAGCATGCTCTGTTTTTGGAGTGAGCGCGCTGCGGCTTTGGATCGCCTCCTGGTGATTCCCTATCTCTTCCTCTCGGGGCTGGTGGCACCACTCGACACCTTTCCGCCTGCCGTGCAGCGCTTCGCCCTCGCCACACCCTTTCCAGCGATGGTCGACTTCCCGGCACGGCTGCTTTCAGGGCTACCGGTGGACCTGGGCGGTGGGTACTTGAGCCTGCTGATCTGGTGCCTGATCCTCAGCCCCCTCTGTTACTGGGGCTGGCAGAGGGGGCTGAGGCGCTACGGAGCCATGGGCGCATGA
- a CDS encoding ATP-binding cassette domain-containing protein: protein MVLARGLSKTYRIAEKQPGLQGTIRHLLRRRYRDLDAVKAISFGIQEGEMVGFLGPNGAGKTTTLKMLSGLIHPSAGELRVAGAIPQRRQPGFLQDITLVMGNKQQLIWDLPPWDSIRVNAAVYGIPEREMKRRVSELADLLELGEELNRPVRKLSLGQRMKAELLASLLHQPRVLFLDEPTLGLDVTAQGRVRDFLATYNQRTGATILLTSHYMGDITALCERVLLIHEGALFHDGPLDALTSKLSPHRQVRLELHQPLPREAFEAFGTVESHQDHQVQLLVPRDQLTDSVAALLSRFEVLDLEVNDPPIEELMRSLFQQAGRN from the coding sequence ATGGTCCTGGCGCGGGGCCTCAGCAAGACCTACCGGATTGCCGAGAAACAACCGGGACTGCAGGGCACCATTCGTCACCTGCTGCGACGCCGCTACCGGGACCTTGATGCCGTTAAGGCCATCAGCTTTGGGATCCAGGAAGGAGAGATGGTGGGGTTCCTTGGTCCGAATGGGGCGGGGAAAACCACGACCTTAAAAATGCTCAGCGGGCTGATTCACCCCAGTGCTGGTGAGCTGCGGGTCGCCGGAGCCATCCCGCAACGGCGCCAGCCTGGCTTCCTGCAGGACATCACCCTGGTGATGGGGAACAAGCAACAGCTGATCTGGGACCTGCCTCCTTGGGATTCAATCCGGGTCAATGCGGCGGTCTATGGCATCCCCGAACGGGAGATGAAGCGCCGGGTCAGTGAACTGGCGGATCTCTTGGAGTTGGGGGAGGAACTGAATCGCCCCGTGCGAAAGCTGTCGCTCGGCCAGCGCATGAAAGCCGAACTGCTGGCGTCATTGCTGCACCAGCCCCGGGTGCTGTTTTTGGATGAACCCACCTTGGGTTTGGATGTCACGGCCCAGGGGAGGGTTCGCGACTTCCTTGCCACCTACAACCAGCGCACTGGGGCAACCATCCTGCTGACGAGCCATTACATGGGGGACATCACGGCCCTCTGCGAGCGGGTCCTGTTGATCCACGAGGGGGCGTTGTTCCATGACGGCCCCTTGGATGCCCTGACCAGCAAACTCAGCCCCCATCGCCAGGTCCGACTGGAGCTGCATCAGCCCCTGCCGCGCGAGGCCTTTGAAGCGTTCGGAACCGTCGAGTCCCATCAGGACCATCAGGTTCAACTGCTGGTGCCACGGGATCAGCTGACGGATTCGGTAGCCGCGCTTCTCAGTCGCTTTGAGGTCCTGGACCTTGAAGTGAATGATCCGCCGATCGAGGAGCTGATGCGCAGCCTCTTCCAACAGGCAGGACGGAACTAA